One Sparus aurata chromosome 23, fSpaAur1.1, whole genome shotgun sequence genomic window, GGTTTAGAATAATAGGGCTGCATATTGGAAGTAGATACGTGGGGCAGCCGTAGTTTCAGAAATCAATGTCTCATTCATTCCCACACAGCAACATAATTAGATATGCCCCAGGACATATTATGCCGAATTTAGTATGCCTTTACTACCACGACAGTGTGTTATGATGAAGTAGCATGTATTGCATGCATCACAGtacaaaagaaagaagaataagTATCCGATTTTAGGTGAATCGCAGTTGAAGCAAGTCCACAACTTTGTCTTTGTCGCCAATAAGCTCTCTTGTGAATTCTGGGTTAGTTTTGGCAGAATTCAGTAACAATGATGACACGTTTTTATCCCACAACTACATAAAAAACAGTGCTGCTTTAGCTCTGAGGTGCATGAGGTAATATTTAGAGCCTACAACAAAAGTGACAGACAAAATACAGGACTTGGACTTAtttttgaataattaaaatgtgttgccAAAAACACAGTACTCTTCCTAATTAACAGagtgaaacaaaaaagtgttaagtaacatcagcatttattttaaaaaaatacatgaaaaaaaaattgtgaaatgcGGTTACAACTTACAGTTCCAGAGATCGCTCCTGCTGTAAAGCTGATGGAGAAGTTGGCCTGAGTCACTCTGGACTGTTCACATAACTGGGTCTTCAGCAGTTCATAGTTAAACCAGTACAGAgctgcaaatacacacaaacagggaACTGTTAATTTGTTGCTTTGCTTTACATGACAGTCATCTTGCATTTTTCTGAATAACTAGTACTGTGAACCCCCCTCCccaaatcttttttctttctctccctcccccccatGAAGATaaccacagaaacatttcaAGTCTACAGTGGATGAATGTTTGATAAATTTTGCATGTGTAATCTCTAACAATCAAAATAATTCGATTTCAGATTTGTTCATAGATACAGagttattatattataatgatATGGTGCTGCACTCACCAGAGAAGGGTACATCCCTTAGGACGGTGGGTCCCAAGCCCCTCCACAGTGAAAGGAGGCCGTCCTGGGCAACAGCAGAGCGGATACACACCTGCAGCTCGCTGTACGACAGCTGACGTGACTGCATCTTAGTCCTGACCAGCTCCAGAGGGCTGATCACTGTCACGGCCCCCACTACAACATACACACGCCGACAGGATGTCAAGAACCTATTAACTTGTTACAGTTAGGATATATGTGATTGTGCTTTCATGGACTCACATCTGGCGAGAGCCCCAGCAACAAGAGGGATGTGGCTGCCCTTGTAACCCAGACCATATCTCAGGAAGTCTCGCAGCTGGTCATAGCAGGTGAAGTAAATGACGGTGGCAGGCACAGCCATAACCCTGcacgcaaacatacacacacacaccacagagtAAATAACCCAtatgaatcttttttttaaatgtctatGCATTCAtgggtgtttttaaaaaggcatgtgcttttattttgaaagtgtcaATAAAGACTCAAGTGACCAAATGGTTTTAAGCATTTTCTTAATGAGAGTTTAGTGTCTCACAGTGTTGGTGGTAGTCCGCTCCATAAAGACCTGAGTCCTTCGTGTCGAGAGATTTTCACAAAAGCATCCTacgacacaaacaaacatttttgacacattttgattaattttgtgTCTAAAGCAAAGCTGCTCCTGCACTCATATACACTCACCAGCGTCCCACTGAAATGCGTTGGGGTTTTGTACCAGCTGGTGCAACTGGTTCCATTCTGACACACATAGATGTGATCCATCAGTCCGTTACAATACAGGAAACATTTCCCTGTGAGAGACACACAATATATCATTTAATCCAAATCCGACATTTGAGTACTTGTATCTTGCATCTGAAAATTAGTACGATTCGATCTGAAAAGTTTTCTGGAGTCATACAATCCCTGACAGTAGAGAGAAAGGTGATTATTAATACACCTGATGGCAATGACCACAGAGTCACTCAGAAGATAACATCAGGGCTGTCCTTGTCATTGCTTACTTTGTCTGTTTATTCAGGGCTGGTTTAAGATAGACTACTGACACATATGTCaagaaaacttgaaaaaaaaacacacaaaaaaaacctgttccTTTTACAGATTTTATGTTGTGGACATATAAGAGGAAACAAAAACGTTGACTATAAACATTTTCCAGAAGGAAGGGGAAATTTGAAATATGGAGGTGTAGCTCCGGACATTTTGagtgtcattttgtgtttcttcaaGCTTGTGGAATGTCAACTAGCAGGAAATGGTAGTTTAAACTCATCCTTTACATTAATGAACAAACAAGAATGAAGGCCGAACATGCACATCTGAGCCGATAGAAAACACGTGACTATTTGCCCTAGGGTGTTATTTTGTGTCCATTTGAAAGAGCTGTTTGTTAGTAGAGCACGTGCCCAGATAGAGAAAGTTGTGctggatttttatttgtttgagcATGCAGCAACAGTGGGTCAGGTACTCACACTTGGAAGGGCGGACGACGCCACCCCACGGAGCTGTGAAACAAAGCAAAAGGCAGGAAAGATtgagaggacaaaaaaaaaaaaaaaacagcgtgaAGACAATGCCACACGCACAAAGGACAGATGTAGTGGGGTTAGTAAAGCGTCATGATAACATGGCATCCACAAGCagctgttaaaaacaaacagtgtttcATTAACCAAGTGTGAGCTAAAACCACAGAGGATGAACGTTGTCTTACCTTGGTGGAATGGTGTTTGCTGAGCCTGCAGCCTGATCTTGACAACGTCCAGCGGTGTGACTATGAACGTATAAATTGGATAATTTGATTTTATTCTCATGGCATATGCAGTCTCGTACAACAATCCTGCAATAAATGTGACCTCCATTAAGGTTGCATTTAGTTTTACTTGAAATGGTTCTAAAGAAGTGTTGATGACTATATAGTTGTTTTAGAGGCTGCTGTTGCACTTGATTGCATAATACTGGCAGGTGTTTCTATCATTTAGTTCACCCAATTTACTTCAATGAACTTTAATACACTACATCTTCAAAAACCATTCAGTTTAAACAATGCttaaaatgttgtatttcaATATAAGCTTATGACAATTAATCAAGTCTGAGCACAAAACAGAAGATTGTGGAAAACTCCACCCGGGGAAAAGGGCAATTATATGTATTAATGTACAGGCATTAGTTGCTTTTTCTagtctttgtttctgtgatcTTACCAAAAAAAGATGTGAGGAGGGCTCCAGTGCCAGAAGCCAGCATCTGCTGCACTGGAGAGATCGCAGCAATGGGGCTGTTGAGTGCCCGCTCCCCCATCCTGACCACCTGTCAGacctggaagaaaaaaaaacatcacattacgCCATGTCACACTGAGAACACAATGTTCTGTAACCGAACTTGAGGCGTTTGCTGACCCTGTGCAACCCCTTGTATTCAGATGTCTTCTTCTCTGCGTTCTTGTTATGTAAAACAACTAAAGGACTGTTGGTGGCCTGCCGGATCAGCTACCCAACACCTAGTTTGTGGTTAGGGTTGTGTCCTGTTATGTCACAGAGCTGCGCATCTGGGCGGCTCCAAGTTAGTGTCATGGGAGCAAACAAaacttaagaaaaaaataactgcaatTTATACTGTCGGAAAAAAAGGGCAAACTCATCACTGAAACGCACAGACTGATTGTTCGTGTGTAATAAAGTCAGAACAGATATCCTTTACTGATGTGAACTAGGCGGGGTTGTTAAAATAGGGTCGTTGAAACATCATGATAGCTTATCTATGATGTGCATGTCACCAGACAGCCGGTGAGGGCCAACTCCTAACTGACAGACAGAGTGGGGAGATATTGTACAGCGACATGGAACAAAGAAGGAAGGAGAAATTCTCAACAAATGTATCACTAGCAGCAAACATGTTGCACCAAGTATCCTTAAAGGATATTGTGCTTTGTTGAGGATTTTCATACTTTCCAGTTTCCATCCTATGTGGTTGCCTTTTGTCTCTCCTGGCCATGTCCTATTTCTGGACTTAATAGCACTTGAGTGTGACAGTTATAGTCGCTTGTTCCTTAGGGTTTGTCTGGCCAATAAGCTGCTTGGCCAAGTAAATGTTCTTCTACTGCATTAGTGCTGCAGAACAGGGGTGAGAGCGCATAAGATTTTATCGCTGAATGAGGTAAAACACTCAGGATGAAATGATCTGGGTGAATTTTCTATCATAGGGGTAATTGTGAATATCCTCACATCAGTGGCTTGAAAAGCTGACTAGCATGTCATGTCGAGTCCTGTAAtgatttcctgatttattttcagttgACGTAAGTAATTGTAAAGACCAAAACGTGCAAAAATAGCAGTGTATGCGCAGATCAAACCAAAAAAGGGCAAGTGCTTAGTCGACAATAAGTCAATTTATAAAAAGATTGTTCGCACGCTGCAGGGCTCCAATATCTAAAGTTTCAAGCTGGTTTTcctctattaaaaaaaatgattgaacCCATTAGTATGTCAACACAGCTGAAGACTCAGTTTCcatagtaaaaaaacaaaaacaaaaaaacataaggATTCCTAACCAAGGTCCTGACACCTTCATCTGCATTACCCAACGTTGTTAGGACGTGCAAATTCCAAAGAGGGACACATTATCTACCTTCAGATTACATTAGattaacattttattgaatTCTGCAATTCTGTCAATGATTCAATCTTTGAAACTGGGCACACTACGTACTTTTTCCTGCaccgttagctagctaacgcaGGCTCTctcacacgcagacacacaacatCACACGAAAAGTGAAGAAGAAGCGCTTTTTCAATGTCTGCAAAATAGTTTATCGGATGTACTGAATTAAACATGTCTGACACATGTCATAATGAAACTGTCAGTATTTATTTGAGCTACATTTTGATGgagagctaacgttagctagcttatCGTGTTTTTTGAGATGACAAGCAAACGGTTACTCACCTCTACTCTAGCTGCCAGCTTCGTTGTGAAATAGGGGCGTCTTCGCCCATTTCAGTCAATTGACCGTCACGTTGCCACATTTAAGAGCTAACGTTAAGCCGCAGTTTATTCTCCTTTGCGGGTATCctgtaaacatgtttctgtAACCGGGCTAGCAGCAGCACTGCCGTTTATAAAGGGCCGAAGCCGCGCCCCTTTCCGGTTTGCTCCAAGGGCACTTATTTTAGAGAAACTTTGTATGGTggtgaatggagagagacaaatatttttttgatccCGATTGAACTGTGACACGAGTCACACATATGacgtttgtcaatttaaaagatattttttcacCTTGGGGCGGTCGCAGTCTGTCATAATACTAATGGTATATAAGACCGTGAAAATACTTAATTATGAAAACTACACAGCCAAAAGTCGCGTTAGTGACGTTGCCTCGTTGAACGGTCACCAAAACCGGTAAATTAAACATCGTTGAGCTGCTCCTCTATGTTAACTGGCTCGCACAACTAACGAACTATAATTTACATTATTGCAGTAGTCAATATGACCAGATGTATTgtgtttttcaccttttttattaCCTTTTCTGTGGGAAAGCGGCGGCCGTGTTGTAGTAGTGACGTATATCGAGCGCGACCGTGCGACGCTGAGCGGTTTTGACACGAAAccagattttattttactttatttacgaCAAAAATGCGACTTCATTCACTTGAAAATTCTATTCTAAATGTGCCAACCGCATATGAGTGATTCGTGGCACAACTGAAGCgggatttaaaaaatattccaCTCTCTCCATCCGAAATAAGATCCACCTGCCTCcgcctctgctgctgtggctctggCGCCGCCTGGTGGCCACGACACCGCGGTGTGCTGCAGCTGTCTCATGTAAACAAGTTTCAGTCGCCTGTTACCTGTTCAACACGGGCTGAACAGGAAGAACTTCAGTGTACATTGTTTATCTAGTGTTATTCAAACAATCGGCTCTCACTGGAGAGACCGGAAGTGGAGATGCAGGGTTGTCAGATTAggagcctctctctctctctctctctctctctctcctctctctgtgggCGTGTTCATTAAAGTGAAGGTCTATCATCTGTTTTATTCTGAGGAGACGCACTTCTCACACACCTGACTACTCACAACAGCCCTTTCAGTCTTTCGCCAAGGTAAGTGCAAAATCTTCTTTAAGCCTCGAGAAATCTCCTCAGCAAATAAGTCCTGTGAGTGAAATGTTAAAGGCGCTTTACActgatttacacacatttagTCTACATCAGGCGGCttctttcagtgtttgactGCTAAGATTATTTGTGTTGTAGGGCTACACGCTGCAAATATAAGCCTCCTGTgtttaatttacacattttattttgacaaatcGATTATCTTTTAGACAGCTTCCCCCTTTTTCACGTGCAAGCCAGAACGAAACTGAAAGTGACTTGATTTATTTGACACAGGCTCCTGTTATGTTTGATTTGCTCATTCATTccgaaataaataataatagaaatacAGTAAACAAGAGAAGATGCTGAAACCGATGCAAGAGCCGAGTCTCAGACCGTTTTAAAAGGTCTGTGTTGGATTTGTGTGACTTcctaaaaatgtcctctgttgagaggagagggggattCCTCATGCGGACATTTCACTTTCCATCCCATGATGATCTatgtgccccccccccaccccaccaccaccacttccTGTGTGCAGATGCAGAGGTGGGTTGTGATCTGTTGGGCTCTCCTGGCCCTGGTTGGGGCAGATCAGTGTCCAGATGGAGGGATATGTGAAGACGGTCAAACCTGCTGCAACCATCCAGGCAATGGCTATGAATGTTGCCCATTCGACCAGGTACATACAGTTGTACTGTAGCTGTTTACACTGTATCATTATTTGccctcttaaattaaattaaaggagACTAAGACTAAGACACAATTGTTCCACAGCACTGTAAATGTCTATCTCATGTAGTAATCCTACTTTTTGCAATTAGGAGCTTTACTTGCGCATGTCGTAACTTTTGTCAAGGCACCAAATGTCACTTTAAATCCTGATTTCTCCCTAAATATTCTCAAAGTTTCTctgagatattaaaaaaaagccttttagtatatttacattatatacACGGTCTTAGTTTAGgatatatttttcatttctgattttcttcttttattattGGTCATTAGGCATGatatcaaagaaaacacagacattaaaggatgaaaatacacacaaaaaaaacaaacagtgacaaTGATGCACATTATGCATGTATAATGATATAATTAGACCCTGCGAGGTCAATGTTCAGTAACCATgtattaatttaaatttaagaGTCCAAGAGACACAGAActaaaatgccaaaaaaaaaatgtaggccTACATCCTATTCATCTGTAACAGTGTACACAATAAACATGAAAACTTTAAACCCTTTTCTTCCACTAGAACAGAAAATTAACCTACAGCTGTCCAAATTTAGACCTGACTAAAGCTTAATGAACATAGGCTACATCTTTCCCCATTAactgtttcttttatttgaaattCATCATTTTCTTGTTAATAAAAGTTCTGATCCTACATAAACTTAAGGCAGCAAAATCTAATCATTCATTGTAAACATCTAAACTGGTCATTTTTAAGAGGTAGCTGCTTCcaagtcacatatttagatattttgaaatatgaaataatgtGTAATATTCATTTCATGGtcatttgtattattaatggAAAGAACACACACCATTTGTTTGATGATAGCGTGTTTTAGTACAGGTTGTAATTTTTTACTGCTCCTAAGTACTTAAGCAGAatactttgtcttttgttcaTCACTTAGTTAAATGTTCATACGAGATAACCATTCTCTTCTACTCTACAGTAAAAATGAATTAAGAGGCTGCACAGTTGTACTATTCATGCTCAGTGGTGTTTTACTACTTTGCGGGCCAGATAAAAGCTCAGGGCGTCATTTAGTCGGTGTGATAGCAGCTTCAGGACTTTGGTAGTCAAAATGTTTCTACTATCCTGGCAGGCTGAGTGCTGTGAGGATCACACACATTGCTGCCCTGCGGAAACAATCTGCGATATGGCCACGTCCAGCTGTGTGAACGCTACCGTGTCCATTCCCTGGGCTGAAAGAACTTCTGCAGATCAGCCCAGAGCCTCTAAAGTAAGAGTAACAAGAAACTGCTGAATTGTAGGTATTAAAGGCGAGTGCTTGTTGTAATATCGCCCCCTTTCCCATCCTATCCCTGCAGTCCTTCAGGATGATCAAGAGCAACCATGGGGAGGACGACGACAATGTCTGTCCTGACCAGTCTCGGTGTCCTGCTGAGTTTTCCTGTCTGAAGGCCTTGACAAGGTTTGGCTGCTGTCCCCTAGCTCAGGTAATCAAACCAAGTGCAATTAGATTTTCTTTCCAAAGAAATGGAGAAACTAAAGGGAACAACAGAGTAcagacacaacaaaaacaggaaatagagactaaaacaatgaaacaaacttCATAGTGTCTGTTGGTAAACCACTCATACATTTACACAATAGTACTGGTGGTATGATACAGTAGGTGCATATATGCAAACtaagggtttttttcttctagAAACTCAGACACTTCCTGTCACAAAGAGGATCTTTGGTTGTCTGGTTGCCAAGCTGAGCTGTTTCAGTTCAGTTAAGGCAGCAAACACGTTAGAAGTATTCTATTGTGGGAAATTGAATACAgaagctgcagctctgatcaggcagcagcttcctgtgttTGCTGCTTTATCTGTTGTATTGCTTGACAGCAACAGTGTACAATGCAGTACAGCGACTGTATAGAACCTCTCTACTGTATGACTAACTGCTACACCTCTTTGGACTAATACAGTTAAGGTTGAGCCCTTGTTCttaataaaacaatatgaggtTAGGAATTAAGATTAGAATTGATTACATTTATCAAATTATTTCTTGACCCTTGACAGGGAGTGGCCTGCTCtgatgggaaacactgctgtccTGAGGGCCATGAGTGCAGCGCAGACTGCCGTTCCTGCACGAAAAAAGGTGAAACTCTTTTACCTTCTAGCACAACAACCCTTACACTAGCCCCAGCTTTAACCATCTGGAAAACTGTCTGTGACTTTGTGGCACAGCCTTAACCTGGTGAGAATATCGTTTGCAGGATAGGGACTAAGCTTTGTGTCAGTACGTTATTAGACGtaacagtaaataaaaataaagtgtggAGTTCCCCAAGGGTCCATTCTCAGCCctctcctgtctgacctccctTCTGCTCCCACTAGTTCAGATTATGGATTCTTTCCAATAATCGCACATCCCACTAGATACTATAGTCCCACATAAGAACCAGTTCCGTGACTCTATCAGCTGACTGTCCTGAGTCGAGACAAAACCTGTGCATGCAGTTTTCATGCACCACATATGTAGAACAAACTCCCAGAAAAATTGCTTCAACTCTCACTTCGTTTAAATCTCTGCATGACATCTTTCTGGCTGCCACTGACCTTTATTGAAATAGTATTTGgaacattcatttatttatatattgcACTGTAGCTTTAATACTCCTGTTTTAATCTTTCACGTTTAGCCACTGATTTTTAGCTCTTATTTTACCCGTGCCTTTTTTACTTTGTCTTGTGCTACTTGTATATTTGTCTCAATGCCTTTTAATGTCTcatgtaaagcacttttaatTGGCTTTTTGTTGAAAGGTGGTGTACAAATAAACCTGCCTTGACTTGCTTCACTCTCTTAAGAGGTTTACTTCTTTCTCAGGACCTCTAAATTGATTGATTCTTTTGTTTCTATTGTTGTGTTGTTCCAGAGCTTGTGACAACAGTTCAGTGCGATGACAAAGGGTCAGAGTGTCCAGATGGAACCACGTGCTGTATAAACCCGGATGGCAAGTGGGGATGCTGTCCCATGCCAAAGGTACAAAGTGGCTGATATTTTCTTTATAGACACACACGCGGTGACAGCTTTCAGAGTGAGATTATGAATGAGGAAAAAGTCAAATGATGGATTTGCATTTCCTGCCTCGATGTCCGATTATCGTGGCTTTTATAGTGTGTAATCGTGTCGCTCTACGGTGACACTCCATCCATCTTTATTGTCTAAACAGGCCGTGTGCTGCGAGGATAAGTTACACTGCTGCCCCGAAGGCACCACATGTGATCTGGAACACTCCAAATGTACTTCCTTGTCAACCAAAAAAGAGATGCCAATGTGGGCAAAACTCCCTGCTAGGATACGGGCCGACTGGGAGAACCAGAAAGGTCAgattatatttttgtttcacTGCACTTCCTCATTCTGGTTAATAATTGACTAAATCTGTTTGAACATGCGCCTGATCTGTGTGCGCTCCAACTTTCAGATGGTGAAAAAGTGACTGCAGAGAAAGTTGATGATGGCGGCTCAGAAAAAGCCCCTAAAGCTTCAGTTCCTCTTTCAGATAAGGGCGTATCGAAGTCATCTGCAGGTAAAATGATGCATCAAACTGTGTAGAACAAGCACACATCTAGAAATGAAGTGGAAGAGCATTACAGATGTAGATGGTTTGATTTACCTCAAAGGTTTAAAGTAGTTTCCTTTTAGCAGACTTTTTGATTGACTAACATTAAAATGGCCACATTCCATTTATTGTGGGTGTGTCGGCAGAGTGTGACCTCCTGGCATCTGCTATTGTAATAAGTTGCAACATTTCCTGACATGACAAGACCAAATGTACGCAGTATGAGAAGCCCGTCAAGGCTAAGATAAAGCACAGCAGTTTTCCTCCTGCATGCATGGTTTCTGATTTATGAAGGGTtaaaaagagatatccaaaTTCCCTCAGTAAAAACCTTTGAGTCTACTAAATACTAAAtatgacacttttttttaaggcaATGTCACATGTGATGATACATCATCCTGTCCAGATGAGACCACATGCTGTAAGACGACAGAGGGAGGCTGGGCTTGTTGTCCTCTTCCAGAGGTACGagcttttttgacattttgttaacAGTCCTAACTTTGATGTTATAGATGTTGCCAATGCATTCATGGTTTCTTTTTGTCATTCGCAGGCTGTTTGTTGCGAGGATTTAATTCACTGCTGCCCACATGGTAAGAAATGCAATCTGGCTGCCATGACCTGCGATGACGAAACCTGCTCCGTGCCATTGGTAAAGAAGATACCCACAATCCCAAGGCAGGGCGCACAGGCGGGGAATGTTCCATGTGACACCACTTCCAGTTGTCCTGATGAAACGACCTGCTGCAAGAACAAAACAGGAGGCTGGGCCTGCTGTCCTCTCCCTGAGGTAAACAAACATGTACAccttaaaaacagtttttaaaccaTCGGGTTTCAGGCTGCACTTCCCAAAAGCACTTACCAGTCCCCATCTAATAGTACCCAACATTGCTCATGCTGCCAGTCATGTAAAACTCACCATTTCTGAGGGATTTTCTCCTAGATAGACCTTTAAGAGTGTTTAGAGGTGTAAAAAAATGCTGAACAGTTACATTAATGTTGAAATAGAGGGTATTACAGTGTTGTGAAATGAGAACTGACACCTGACAGTATCAAGCATGTTGGGAAATAACCTCATTAGCTTGCTTCCCGGgggttagatgagaagattgatatcaCTTTCATGTGTGTACCATACCTTTGTAGTAAAAAGCTAGCTTAGTACAGTGCAAAGACTGAGAACGTGTCCTTCTTTGGCTTTTTGGCTTTAATGGCTCTTGTCTTAGCCCTAAGCTAATGCCAAGTCAACCAGCTCCTGTGGCCTCACAATTAGCATAAAGATGTAAAAGTGGTGGAAGTCTTTTCATGTAACTCTTAATAAGAAAGCACATAAGCCAGATTTctgaaatgtcaaactgttcctcAGTACTGTTACCATACCACTAGATACTTTACAGCGTTTGTCACTGAGCATGTCCTTGTCGTTTGCTTCAAAAGGCGGTCTGTTGTGACGACCATGAACACTGCTGCCCCGCTGGCTCCACCTGTGACGTGACTAGCCTCTCCTGTGACTCCAGCTCAGGCTCAACGCCCATGCAGAAGAAGATCCCTGCATTTGTAACAGAGGCTCCGACTACCGCGACGACTGCACCAGCAACAAgcccagaggaggagaaggagcctGAGGAGGGCGACGAGGAAGATGACGAGGAAGACAGTGAGGATGACAGTGAGGATGACAGTGAGGATGACAGTGAGGAcgacaaagaggaggagaataAAGATGAAGAGGGCAGGGTCGCGTGTGATGATCACACCAGCTGCCCTCACTCATCCACCTGCTGCTTCATGAAATCGTCTCAAAAGTGGGGCTGTTGCCCGCTGCCAGAGGTGAGCGCTGCTTCTTCACCGCATCACTGACCTCCAGTTACATCCATCCTAAAATGACCATCATACTGTGTATTTGACCACACCtgaagattatttttatt contains:
- the slc25a39 gene encoding mitochondrial glutathione transporter SLC25A39 isoform X2 — its product is MGERALNSPIAAISPVQQMLASGTGALLTSFFVTPLDVVKIRLQAQQTPFHQGKCFLYCNGLMDHIYVCQNGTSCTSWYKTPTHFSGTLDAFVKISRHEGLRSLWSGLPPTLVMAVPATVIYFTCYDQLRDFLRYGLGYKGSHIPLVAGALARLGAVTVISPLELVRTKMQSRQLSYSELQVCIRSAVAQDGLLSLWRGLGPTVLRDVPFSALYWFNYELLKTQLCEQSRVTQANFSISFTAGAISGTIAAILTLPFDVVKTRRQIQLGEIDTLGVSSERTRSTWRIMKEICAELGYRGLFAGFMPRVIKVAPACAIMISTYEFGKASFRKANLDRE
- the slc25a39 gene encoding mitochondrial glutathione transporter SLC25A39 isoform X1, which gives rise to MGERALNSPIAAISPVQQMLASGTGALLTSFFVTPLDVVKIRLQAQQTPFHQAPWGGVVRPSKWKCFLYCNGLMDHIYVCQNGTSCTSWYKTPTHFSGTLDAFVKISRHEGLRSLWSGLPPTLVMAVPATVIYFTCYDQLRDFLRYGLGYKGSHIPLVAGALARLGAVTVISPLELVRTKMQSRQLSYSELQVCIRSAVAQDGLLSLWRGLGPTVLRDVPFSALYWFNYELLKTQLCEQSRVTQANFSISFTAGAISGTIAAILTLPFDVVKTRRQIQLGEIDTLGVSSERTRSTWRIMKEICAELGYRGLFAGFMPRVIKVAPACAIMISTYEFGKASFRKANLDRE
- the grna gene encoding granulin a; the encoded protein is MQRWVVICWALLALVGADQCPDGGICEDGQTCCNHPGNGYECCPFDQAECCEDHTHCCPAETICDMATSSCVNATVSIPWAERTSADQPRASKSFRMIKSNHGEDDDNVCPDQSRCPAEFSCLKALTRFGCCPLAQGVACSDGKHCCPEGHECSADCRSCTKKELVTTVQCDDKGSECPDGTTCCINPDGKWGCCPMPKAVCCEDKLHCCPEGTTCDLEHSKCTSLSTKKEMPMWAKLPARIRADWENQKDGEKVTAEKVDDGGSEKAPKASVPLSDKGVSKSSAGNVTCDDTSSCPDETTCCKTTEGGWACCPLPEAVCCEDLIHCCPHGKKCNLAAMTCDDETCSVPLVKKIPTIPRQGAQAGNVPCDTTSSCPDETTCCKNKTGGWACCPLPEAVCCDDHEHCCPAGSTCDVTSLSCDSSSGSTPMQKKIPAFVTEAPTTATTAPATSPEEEKEPEEGDEEDDEEDSEDDSEDDSEDDSEDDKEEENKDEEGRVACDDHTSCPHSSTCCFMKSSQKWGCCPLPEAVCCDDGNHCCPAEYKCSESKTCVKGEVVIPWYPKLPASSSLQADPTSVQCDGSTQCPDHTTCCQLATGEWGCCPMENAVCCPDKEHCCPRGYTCNFASNSCQKLVTLQLDSVPMTPVYLLEHRPQLRDVKCDDTTSCPDGETCCRMSATTWGCCPYPNAVCCSDMIHCCPSGTTCTKGGDCTENTRLQWYNWKMFVNNDKRAVIV